The following proteins are encoded in a genomic region of Ananas comosus cultivar F153 linkage group 25, ASM154086v1, whole genome shotgun sequence:
- the LOC109729043 gene encoding DEAD-box ATP-dependent RNA helicase 2 has protein sequence MAAAATASAVAPRARQPPGRGGVDDENLVFETTPGVEVITSFDQMGIRDDLLRGIYAYGFEKPSAIQQRAVIPIIRGRDVIAQAQSGTGKTSMIALSVCQMVDTAVREVQALILSPTRELASQTEKVILAIGDFINIQAHSCVGGKSIGEDIRKLEYGVHVVSGTPGRVCDMIKRRTLRTRAVKLLVLDEADEMLSRGFKDQIYDVYRYLPPDLQVVLISATLPHEILEMTGKFMTDPVRILVKRDELTLEGIKQFFVAVEREEWKFDTLCDLYDTLTITQAVIFCNTKRKVDWLTEKMRSNNFTVSSMHGDMPQKERDAIMAEFRSGATRVLITTDVWARGLDVQQVSLVINYDLPNNRELYIHRIGRSGRFGRKGVAINFVRKDDIRILRDIEQYYSTQIDEMPMNVADLI, from the exons atggcggcggcggcgacggcgtcTGCTGTGGCGCCCAGGGCGCGGCAGCCCCCGGGGCGCGGCGGCGTGGACGACGAGAACCTCGTCTTCGAGACGACGCCCGGGGTGGAGGTGATCACGAGCTTCGACCAGATGGGGATCCGCGACGACCTCCTCCGCGGGATCTACGCCTACGGCTTCGAGAAGCCCTCAGCGATCCAGCAGAGGGCCGTGATCCCCATCATCAGGGGCCGCGACGTCATCGCCCAGGCCCAGTCCGGGACGGGGAAGACCTCCATGATCGCCCTCTCCGTTTGCCAGATGGTCGACACCGCCGTTCGAGA GGTCCAGGCATTGATTCTCTCTCCCACCAGAGAACTGGCTTCTCAGACTGAAAAAGTGATATTGGCTATTGGTGATTTCATAAACATACAAGCTCACTCCTGTGTTGGTGGAAAGAGTATTGGCGAGGATATTAGAAAACTAGAGTATGGAGTTCATGTTGTATCAGGGACACCTGGCAGGGTCTGTGACATGATCAAAAGAAGGACACTGCGTACAAGAGCCGTCAAACTCCTAGTCCTT GATGAAGCTGATGAGATGTTGAGCAGAGGATTTAAGGATCAGATATATGATGTATACAGATATCTTCCCCCAGATCTCCAG GTTGTTCTGATATCTGCAACCCTTCCGCATGAGATATTGGAGATGACCGGCAAATTTATGACTGATCCTGTTAGGATACTTGTGAAGCGTGATGAATTGACCCTCGAG GGCATCAAACAATTCTTTGTTGCTGttgagagagaggagtggaagtttgatacattgtgtGATCTGTATGACACCCTCACTATCACGCAAGCTGTTATTTTCTGCAACACCAAGAGAAAG GTTGATTGGTTGACTGAGAAAATGCGTAGTAATAACTTCACGGTATCTTCTATGCACGGAGACATGCCTCAGAAGGAACGAGATGCTATAATGGCGGAGTTCCGATCAGGTGCAACACGTGTTTTAATCACTACAGATGTGTGGGCTCGGGGTCTTGATGTTCAGCAG gttTCTCTAGTGATAAACTATGACCTTCCAAACAATCGAGAGCTCTACATACATAGGATTGGTCGCTCAGGACGTTTTGGGCGTAAG GGTGTGGCTATAAATTTTGTGCGCAAAGACGACATCAGGATTTTAAGAGATATCGAGCAGTACTACAGTACACAAATCGATGAGATGCCCATGAATGTGGCCGATCTTATTTAA